In Azospirillaceae bacterium, a genomic segment contains:
- a CDS encoding redoxin domain-containing protein, with protein MALLLLSYLAGVLTIATPCILPVLPLVAAGWGNAPWRRGTPLLLGLALSFAVTASLAAVAGEGVVVATRDGRLVALALLALFGLSLLWPVLARRLTTPLGAAGGVLAAWAERRGGVAASLLLGVAIGLIWAPCTGPVLGVVLTAAALNGPGIGTTLALAAYGLGAATALAIGMAGGGRLLAVLKRTTRFDGSIRRALGVAVLAGVALAAWPQVGARLPSLPTDALESRLLAVFGGTAHAAALEPILSGPLAALPVAPSWINTPPLTAADLKGKVVLVNFWTYSCINCLRVLPHVRTWAAQYRDQGLVVVGIHTPEFAFEKDRANVTQAASTLAVTYPVVQDNDFRLWRAFDNNAWPALYLIDAQGRIRYRAVGEGAYARTEQAIRQVLAETPVATAPAGDPMSVTIAGTQVAADEADLASPETYVGYAEGARYAGPDAIVHDAVVPYRPAPALSLNHWGLAGNWAVGAEYATLDQPSGRIAFRFHARDLHLVLAPGADGRPIRFRIRVDGAAPGAGHGADVDAEGLGTVRDARLYQLVRQAGPVADHTFEIEFLDAGVRAYAFTFG; from the coding sequence ATGGCCCTCTTGCTGCTGTCCTACCTGGCGGGCGTGCTGACCATCGCCACCCCCTGCATCCTGCCCGTCCTGCCCCTGGTGGCCGCCGGTTGGGGAAACGCCCCCTGGCGCCGGGGGACACCCCTGCTGCTGGGCCTGGCGCTGTCCTTCGCCGTCACGGCCAGCCTGGCGGCCGTGGCGGGGGAGGGGGTGGTGGTGGCCACGCGGGACGGCCGGCTGGTCGCCCTGGCCCTCCTGGCGCTGTTCGGCTTGTCGCTGTTGTGGCCGGTCCTCGCCCGCCGGCTCACGACTCCGCTGGGTGCCGCGGGCGGCGTGCTGGCCGCCTGGGCGGAGCGGCGGGGTGGCGTGGCCGCATCGCTGCTGCTGGGCGTGGCCATCGGCCTGATCTGGGCGCCTTGCACCGGGCCGGTGCTGGGCGTGGTGCTGACCGCCGCCGCCCTGAACGGGCCAGGGATCGGGACCACCCTGGCGCTGGCCGCCTATGGTCTGGGGGCGGCCACGGCACTGGCCATCGGCATGGCCGGGGGTGGACGCCTGCTGGCCGTCCTGAAGCGCACCACCCGCTTCGATGGCAGCATTCGGCGTGCCCTGGGCGTGGCCGTGCTGGCCGGTGTGGCCTTGGCCGCCTGGCCGCAGGTGGGGGCCCGCCTGCCGTCGCTGCCGACCGATGCGCTGGAAAGCCGGCTGCTGGCGGTGTTCGGTGGCACGGCCCATGCCGCCGCCCTTGAGCCCATCCTGTCCGGTCCCCTGGCGGCATTGCCGGTGGCACCATCGTGGATCAACACCCCGCCCCTGACGGCGGCCGACCTGAAGGGCAAGGTGGTCCTGGTCAACTTCTGGACCTATTCGTGCATCAACTGCCTGCGGGTTCTGCCCCATGTCCGCACCTGGGCGGCGCAATACCGTGACCAGGGCCTGGTGGTCGTGGGCATCCACACGCCGGAATTCGCCTTCGAGAAGGACCGGGCCAACGTCACCCAGGCGGCATCGACCCTGGCCGTCACCTACCCGGTGGTGCAGGACAACGATTTCCGTCTGTGGCGCGCCTTCGACAACAACGCCTGGCCCGCCCTGTACCTGATCGACGCCCAGGGCCGCATCCGCTACCGCGCGGTGGGTGAGGGCGCCTATGCCCGGACGGAACAGGCCATCCGCCAGGTGTTGGCCGAGACGCCCGTTGCCACGGCCCCCGCCGGCGATCCGATGTCCGTGACTATCGCCGGCACCCAGGTGGCGGCCGATGAGGCCGACCTGGCCAGCCCGGAAACCTATGTCGGTTACGCCGAAGGCGCGCGTTACGCCGGCCCCGACGCCATCGTCCATGATGCCGTCGTCCCGTATCGGCCGGCCCCGGCCCTGTCGCTGAACCACTGGGGCCTGGCGGGCAACTGGGCCGTGGGGGCGGAGTACGCGACCCTGGACCAGCCGTCCGGCCGCATCGCCTTCCGCTTCCATGCCCGTGACCTGCACCTGGTGCTGGCGCCGGGCGCCGATGGTCGCCCCATCCGCTTCCGCATCCGTGTCGATGGTGCCGCCCCCGGTGCCGGTCATGGCGCCGACGTGGACGCCGAGGGCCTGGGCACCGTGCGTGACGCCCGCCTGTACCAGCTGGTGCGCCAGGCGGGCCCGGTCGCCGACCACACCTTTGAGATCGAATTCCTGGACGCGGGCGTCCGCGCCTACGCCTTCACCTTCGGCTGA
- a CDS encoding DUF6130 family protein — protein sequence MSVRLIPSLVILLSLAPGLAQAQSAADVLGPAGVVPLTEPQPPARLIVDPPLPGPLAEGKVFIQYRAENLRIEPVFGPAALKVTPRIGHVHVVVDHAPWHWADASGEPLILVGMPAGHHTVEIILANANHQPLDRTTVAFDVPESHGGHTGH from the coding sequence ATGTCTGTGCGCCTCATTCCTTCCCTGGTGATCCTGCTGTCTCTGGCGCCCGGCCTGGCCCAGGCCCAATCCGCGGCCGATGTGCTGGGCCCGGCGGGTGTCGTGCCCCTGACGGAACCGCAGCCGCCCGCCCGCCTGATCGTCGATCCGCCGCTGCCCGGCCCCCTGGCCGAGGGCAAGGTCTTCATCCAGTACCGCGCGGAAAACCTGCGGATCGAGCCGGTGTTCGGGCCTGCGGCGCTGAAGGTCACGCCCCGCATCGGCCACGTCCACGTCGTTGTCGACCACGCCCCCTGGCACTGGGCCGACGCCAGCGGCGAACCGCTGATCCTGGTGGGCATGCCGGCCGGCCACCACACGGTGGAAATCATCCTGGCCAACGCCAACCACCAGCCGCTGGACCGCACCACCGTCGCCTTCGACGTGCCCGAGAGCCATGGCGGCCATACGGGCCATTGA
- a CDS encoding MarR family transcriptional regulator, whose product MPLDPKDPAAPKLADFLCFAVYSANLAYGRAYKPILDELGVTYTQWITIVALWEQDDQTVSGLGEKLFLESNTLTPILKKLEALGYLNRRRDPKDERQVRVSLTEAGRQLREKGGQKNLVKASGLTPEEFRTVQKMVSRLRDNLLAHTGKGAGDGET is encoded by the coding sequence ATGCCTTTGGACCCCAAGGACCCGGCCGCCCCCAAACTGGCCGATTTCCTCTGTTTCGCGGTCTATTCCGCCAACCTGGCCTATGGCCGCGCCTACAAGCCCATCCTGGATGAGTTGGGCGTCACCTATACGCAGTGGATCACCATCGTCGCGTTGTGGGAACAGGACGACCAGACGGTCAGCGGACTGGGGGAGAAGCTGTTCCTGGAATCGAACACCCTGACCCCCATCCTGAAAAAGCTGGAGGCCCTGGGGTATCTGAACCGCCGGCGCGACCCGAAGGACGAACGCCAGGTGCGCGTCAGCCTGACGGAAGCCGGCCGGCAACTGCGCGAAAAGGGCGGACAGAAGAACCTGGTGAAGGCCAGCGGCCTGACGCCGGAGGAATTCCGCACGGTGCAGAAGATGGTCAGCCGCCTGCGCGACAACCTGCTGGCCCACACGGGCAAAGGCGCCGGTGACGGGGAGACGTGA
- a CDS encoding TCR/Tet family MFS transporter → MTKGTGRGLYVVFAAMTLDAMGIGIVMPILPGLLRELGGVADVAATYGLLLAAYALMQFFFAPVLGALSDRFGRRPVLLLSLAGGALDYLAMGWSPNVWVVVAGRILAGVTAANMAVLTAYITDTTDESGRAKQYGRMSACFGIGFIAGPALGGLLGMVSLRAPFLLAAGLNALNFLLALVLLPESRHAGERQLLRLGALNAFTSLRWVVGMPTLARVVMVFVLTTVAGQISSSLWVLNGEDRFAWNAAQVGWSLAGFGVLHALSQALVTEPLTRRLGERGAFILAAVADSLAYAGMAFATGGLAVVFIMPLLALGGIVGPSLQGLVTTRVGPDRQGELQGTLAALTSLVGIVGPLLFTTLYSAGRDLWPGAVWMVGVLVYAVAIPLLPSAKTLATPRA, encoded by the coding sequence ATGACCAAGGGGACAGGGCGCGGGCTGTACGTGGTGTTCGCGGCGATGACGCTGGACGCCATGGGGATCGGCATCGTCATGCCCATCCTGCCGGGACTGCTGCGTGAGTTGGGTGGGGTGGCGGATGTCGCGGCCACATACGGCCTGCTGCTGGCGGCCTACGCGCTGATGCAGTTCTTCTTCGCCCCCGTCCTGGGCGCGCTCAGCGACCGGTTCGGGCGGCGGCCGGTGTTGCTGCTGTCCCTGGCCGGTGGGGCGCTGGACTACCTGGCCATGGGGTGGTCGCCCAACGTATGGGTGGTGGTGGCCGGGCGCATCCTGGCCGGCGTGACCGCGGCCAACATGGCGGTGCTCACGGCCTACATCACCGACACCACCGACGAATCGGGCCGTGCCAAGCAATACGGCCGGATGAGCGCCTGTTTCGGCATCGGCTTCATCGCCGGCCCGGCCCTGGGCGGTCTGCTGGGCATGGTGTCGCTGCGAGCGCCCTTCCTGCTGGCGGCGGGCCTGAACGCCCTGAACTTCCTGCTGGCGCTGGTGCTGCTGCCGGAATCGCGGCATGCCGGGGAACGGCAGCTCTTGCGCCTGGGAGCCTTGAACGCCTTCACCTCGCTGCGCTGGGTTGTCGGCATGCCGACCTTGGCGCGTGTGGTGATGGTCTTCGTGCTGACGACGGTGGCCGGGCAGATTTCCAGTTCCCTTTGGGTGCTGAACGGTGAGGACCGGTTCGCCTGGAACGCCGCCCAGGTGGGCTGGTCGCTGGCGGGTTTCGGCGTGCTGCACGCCTTGTCCCAGGCACTGGTGACCGAACCGCTGACCCGCCGGCTGGGCGAACGCGGTGCCTTTATCCTGGCGGCGGTGGCGGACAGTCTGGCCTATGCGGGGATGGCCTTCGCCACCGGCGGCCTGGCGGTGGTCTTCATCATGCCCCTGCTGGCCCTGGGCGGCATCGTGGGGCCCTCGCTGCAGGGCCTGGTGACCACGCGCGTCGGCCCCGACCGGCAGGGCGAATTGCAGGGGACGCTGGCGGCGCTGACCAGCCTGGTGGGCATCGTCGGGCCCCTGCTTTTCACCACCCTCTACAGTGCCGGCCGCGACCTATGGCCGGGGGCGGTGTGGATGGTGGGGGTGCTGGTCTATGCCGTCGCCATCCCCCTGCTGCCCAGCGCCAAGACCCTGGCCACGCCGCGGGCCTGA
- a CDS encoding TetR/AcrR family transcriptional regulator C-terminal domain-containing protein, translating into MTARGAKRDSLTRETVVRAALDLLNEVGMDGLTTRLLAERLQVRSPSLYWHFRNKRALLDAMAVAMLAKHTHPMPAKDEVDWRGWLAINARGFRAALLAYRDGARVHAGTGPAKEQIPLAEAQLRLLCAHGFTPADALSIMVAMSRFIVGWVLEEQARATDAPDRTGDIMPELGPEAPLMAEALAGILGDSPDVAFDRALGYFIAGLTPAAAGREA; encoded by the coding sequence ATGACGGCACGCGGCGCGAAACGCGACTCGCTGACCCGCGAAACGGTGGTGCGGGCGGCATTGGATCTGCTGAACGAGGTGGGCATGGACGGCCTGACCACGCGGCTGCTGGCTGAGCGCCTGCAGGTGCGGTCCCCCAGCCTCTACTGGCATTTCCGCAACAAGCGGGCGCTGCTGGACGCCATGGCCGTGGCCATGCTGGCGAAACACACGCACCCCATGCCGGCCAAGGACGAGGTGGATTGGCGGGGCTGGCTGGCGATCAACGCCCGCGGCTTTCGCGCGGCCCTGCTGGCCTATCGCGACGGCGCCCGGGTGCATGCCGGCACGGGCCCGGCCAAGGAGCAAATACCCCTGGCGGAGGCGCAGTTGCGCCTGCTGTGCGCGCACGGCTTCACGCCGGCGGACGCGCTGTCCATCATGGTGGCGATGTCGCGCTTCATCGTGGGGTGGGTTTTGGAAGAACAGGCCCGCGCGACGGATGCGCCTGACCGCACCGGCGACATCATGCCGGAGCTGGGGCCCGAGGCGCCACTGATGGCGGAGGCGCTGGCCGGCATCCTGGGGGACAGCCCGGACGTCGCGTTCGACCGCGCGCTGGGCTATTTCATCGCCGGACTGACGCCGGCGGCGGCAGGCCGAGAAGCCTGA
- the purS gene encoding phosphoribosylformylglycinamidine synthase subunit PurS has product MKAKVTVTLKHGVLDPQGKAIGHALQNLGFDGVGEVRQGKLIELDLDETDPAKAKAAVEAMCQRLLANTVIENYAIELV; this is encoded by the coding sequence ATGAAGGCCAAGGTTACCGTCACGCTGAAGCACGGCGTCCTCGATCCCCAGGGCAAGGCCATCGGCCACGCCCTGCAGAACCTGGGCTTCGACGGCGTGGGCGAAGTCCGCCAGGGCAAGCTGATCGAACTGGACCTGGATGAGACCGACCCCGCCAAGGCCAAGGCCGCGGTGGAGGCCATGTGCCAGCGCCTGCTGGCCAACACGGTGATCGAGAACTACGCCATCGAATTGGTGTGA
- a CDS encoding phosphoribosylaminoimidazolesuccinocarboxamide synthase, with translation MSRRRRIYEGKAKDLFEGPEPGTLVQYFKDDTTHEQKKGVITGKGVLNNRISEYLMTRLGEMGVPTHFVRRLNMREQLVREVEIIPVEVVVRNVAAGSLSKRFGIPEGTQLPRSIIEFYYKSDELGSPMVSEEHITAFGWAGPQDLDDMLSLSLRINDYLSGLFLGTGLKLVDFKVEFGRLWENDEMRIILADEISPDNCRLWDLKTNEKLDKDRFRQDLGKVEEAYQEVARRLGILPEGGPGDVKAPKLMQ, from the coding sequence ATGTCTCGACGCCGGCGGATCTATGAAGGCAAGGCCAAAGACCTGTTTGAGGGGCCTGAGCCCGGCACGCTGGTTCAGTACTTCAAGGATGATACGACCCATGAGCAGAAAAAGGGCGTCATCACCGGCAAGGGTGTGCTGAACAATCGCATCTCCGAATATCTGATGACCCGCCTGGGTGAGATGGGTGTGCCCACCCATTTCGTGCGCCGCCTCAACATGCGTGAGCAACTGGTGCGTGAGGTGGAGATCATCCCGGTGGAGGTGGTGGTCCGCAACGTGGCCGCGGGCTCGCTCAGCAAGCGCTTCGGCATTCCCGAAGGCACGCAGCTGCCCCGGTCGATCATCGAGTTCTATTACAAGTCCGATGAGCTGGGCAGCCCGATGGTGTCGGAAGAACACATCACCGCCTTCGGCTGGGCCGGCCCGCAGGATCTGGACGACATGCTGTCGCTCAGCCTGCGCATCAACGACTACCTGTCCGGCCTGTTCCTGGGTACGGGCCTGAAGCTGGTGGACTTCAAGGTGGAGTTCGGCCGGCTGTGGGAAAACGATGAGATGCGCATCATCCTGGCCGATGAGATCAGCCCGGACAATTGCCGCCTCTGGGATCTCAAGACCAACGAGAAGCTGGACAAGGACCGTTTCCGCCAGGACCTGGGCAAGGTTGAGGAAGCCTACCAGGAAGTGGCGCGCCGCCTGGGCATCCTGCCCGAGGGCGGCCCCGGCGACGTCAAGGCGCCCAAGTTGATGCAGTGA
- a CDS encoding NRDE family protein, whose translation MCSVIILRRPGHAWPLIVAANRDEMNTRPWTPPGRHWPDRPEVVAGRDDLADGSWLGLNDTGVLAAVLNREGTLGPADGMRSRGELVLEALDHADAPLEALSDLDTRAYRPFNLLIADNRDAWLLEHTGAPGRNRVTVTPIPEGVSMITGHGLNAATCPRTRRYRPLFAAAPAPDPEKEGAWGAEWEMLLASRVSGADGDPREALCIVTEQGFQTTSGSLIALPAMDRAGVKPRWRFAAGRPDQAPFQDIDLG comes from the coding sequence ATGTGCAGCGTCATCATTCTTCGCCGTCCGGGCCATGCCTGGCCCCTGATCGTGGCCGCCAACCGGGATGAGATGAACACCCGGCCCTGGACGCCGCCCGGCCGACACTGGCCCGACCGGCCCGAGGTGGTGGCCGGCCGCGACGACCTGGCCGACGGCAGCTGGCTGGGCCTGAACGACACCGGCGTGCTGGCCGCCGTGCTGAACCGCGAGGGCACGTTGGGCCCGGCCGACGGCATGCGGTCGCGCGGGGAACTGGTGCTGGAGGCGCTGGACCACGCCGATGCGCCGCTGGAGGCCTTGTCCGACCTGGACACCCGCGCCTACCGCCCCTTCAACCTGCTGATCGCCGACAACCGCGATGCCTGGCTGCTGGAACACACCGGGGCGCCGGGCCGCAACCGCGTGACGGTGACGCCCATTCCCGAAGGCGTCTCCATGATTACCGGGCATGGCCTCAACGCCGCCACCTGTCCGCGCACCCGCCGCTATCGCCCGCTGTTCGCCGCCGCCCCGGCGCCGGATCCGGAAAAGGAGGGCGCCTGGGGGGCGGAGTGGGAAATGCTGCTGGCCAGCCGGGTCAGCGGTGCCGATGGCGACCCGCGCGAGGCCCTGTGCATCGTGACGGAACAGGGGTTCCAGACCACCAGCGGTTCGCTGATCGCCCTGCCGGCCATGGACCGTGCGGGCGTCAAGCCGCGCTGGCGCTTTGCCGCCGGCCGGCCGGACCAGGCGCCATTCCAGGATATCGATCTGGGGTGA
- a CDS encoding DUF1476 domain-containing protein, with protein MTTFDDREQAFEAKFKHDEELLFRIYARRARLVGQWAAEHLGLEGEAADAYAREMVSEDLKEPGHKDILVRIEADFSAKGVDISAHRIEKEIEHTLEVARQQIMSA; from the coding sequence ATGACGACCTTTGATGATCGCGAACAGGCTTTCGAGGCCAAGTTCAAGCATGACGAGGAACTGCTGTTCCGCATCTATGCCCGCCGCGCCCGCCTGGTCGGCCAGTGGGCCGCCGAGCATCTGGGCCTGGAAGGCGAGGCGGCCGACGCCTACGCCCGGGAAATGGTGTCGGAAGACCTGAAGGAACCCGGCCACAAGGACATCCTGGTCCGCATCGAGGCCGATTTCAGCGCCAAGGGCGTGGACATCTCCGCCCACCGCATCGAGAAGGAAATCGAGCACACGCTGGAAGTGGCCCGCCAGCAGATCATGAGCGCTTAG
- the purB gene encoding adenylosuccinate lyase: MIPRYSRPQMVKIWEPENRFRIWFEIEAHACDAQAELGVIPKEAAAAVWERAKWDVARIDEIERETKHDVIAFLTNLAEHVGPEARFVHQGMTSSDVLDTCLAVQLKEATDLLLEDMDALLAALKRRALEHKYTATIGRSHGIHAEPVTFGLKLAGHYAAFQRNRDRLVQARAEIATCAISGAVGTFANIDPQVEEHVAAKLGLSVEPMSTQVIPRDRHAMYFGVLAVIAASIDNLATEIRHLQRSEVREAEEYFSPGQKGSSAMPHKRNPVLSENLSGLSRLIRSHVVPALENVTLWHERDISHSSVERVIAPDATVALDFALSRLTGMIDKLVVYPEGMQRNLDMLGGLHNSQRILLALTQAGMSREDAYRAVQRNAMPVWLEGKDFRTLLKADAEVVKHMSVDQIDGVFDLEYHTKHVDTVFKRVFGE, from the coding sequence ATGATTCCGCGCTATAGCCGCCCCCAGATGGTCAAGATTTGGGAACCGGAAAACCGGTTCCGCATCTGGTTCGAGATCGAGGCCCACGCCTGCGACGCGCAGGCCGAGCTGGGCGTCATCCCCAAGGAAGCGGCCGCGGCCGTCTGGGAACGCGCCAAGTGGGACGTCGCCCGCATCGATGAGATCGAGCGCGAGACCAAGCACGACGTCATCGCCTTCCTGACCAACCTGGCGGAACATGTCGGCCCCGAGGCCCGCTTCGTCCACCAGGGCATGACCTCCAGCGACGTGCTGGACACCTGCCTGGCGGTGCAGCTGAAAGAGGCGACCGACCTGCTGCTGGAGGACATGGACGCCCTGCTGGCGGCCCTGAAGCGCCGGGCGCTGGAACACAAGTACACCGCCACCATCGGCCGCAGCCACGGCATCCATGCCGAGCCGGTGACCTTCGGCCTGAAGCTGGCCGGCCACTACGCCGCCTTCCAGCGCAACCGCGACCGCCTGGTGCAGGCCCGCGCCGAGATCGCCACCTGCGCCATCTCCGGTGCTGTCGGCACCTTCGCCAACATCGACCCCCAGGTCGAGGAACATGTGGCGGCCAAGCTGGGCCTGTCGGTCGAGCCGATGTCCACCCAGGTCATCCCGCGTGATCGCCACGCCATGTATTTCGGCGTGCTGGCCGTCATCGCCGCCAGCATCGACAACCTGGCGACGGAAATCCGCCACCTGCAGCGCAGCGAAGTGCGCGAGGCGGAGGAATATTTCAGCCCGGGCCAGAAGGGCTCGTCCGCCATGCCGCACAAGCGCAACCCGGTGCTGTCGGAAAACCTGTCGGGCCTGTCCCGCCTGATCCGCAGCCACGTGGTGCCGGCGCTGGAGAACGTCACCCTGTGGCATGAGCGCGACATCAGCCATTCGTCGGTGGAACGCGTCATCGCCCCCGATGCCACCGTCGCCCTGGACTTCGCCCTGTCGCGCCTGACCGGCATGATCGACAAGCTGGTGGTCTATCCCGAAGGCATGCAGCGCAACCTGGACATGCTGGGCGGCCTGCACAACAGCCAGCGCATCCTGCTGGCCCTGACCCAGGCCGGCATGAGCCGCGAGGACGCCTACCGCGCCGTCCAGCGCAACGCCATGCCGGTGTGGCTGGAGGGCAAGGACTTCCGCACCCTGCTGAAGGCCGACGCCGAGGTGGTGAAGCACATGAGCGTGGACCAGATCGACGGCGTGTTCGACCTGGAATACCACACCAAGCATGTGGACACGGTGTTCAAGCGGGTGTTCGGCGAGTAA
- a CDS encoding Fur family transcriptional regulator: MPSRLEQLCIQKGLKMTEQRRVISRVLSEAVDHPDVEQVYRRAVEIDPNISIATVYRTMRLFEEANVIERLDFGDGRARYEEIRDEHHHHLIDLQSGEVIEFRSEELERLKEKVAAELGYELIGHRLELYGVPLNRKRS; encoded by the coding sequence ATGCCATCGCGTCTTGAACAGCTTTGCATCCAGAAGGGCCTCAAGATGACGGAGCAGCGGCGGGTGATCAGCCGCGTGCTGTCCGAGGCCGTGGACCACCCGGACGTGGAACAGGTCTACCGCCGCGCGGTCGAGATCGACCCCAACATCTCCATCGCCACCGTCTACCGCACCATGCGCCTGTTTGAGGAAGCCAACGTCATCGAACGGCTGGACTTCGGCGATGGCCGCGCGCGGTATGAGGAAATCCGCGATGAGCACCACCACCACCTGATCGACCTGCAGTCGGGCGAGGTGATCGAGTTCCGCAGCGAGGAACTGGAGCGCCTGAAGGAAAAGGTGGCGGCCGAGCTGGGGTATGAGCTGATCGGCCACCGGCTGGAACTGTACGGTGTGCCGCTGAACCGCAAGCGCTCCTGA
- a CDS encoding helix-turn-helix domain-containing protein has translation MTPFGQRMRDLREQHGLALKDMAAALHISSAYLSALEHGRKGTPSPMLVRQICGYFGIIWDEAEEMERLARMSDPRVVVDTSGLSPKATLAANRLAQRIGRMSDADLERLLEMIGTG, from the coding sequence ATGACCCCCTTCGGCCAGCGGATGCGGGACCTGCGCGAACAGCATGGCCTGGCCCTGAAGGACATGGCGGCGGCCCTGCACATCTCGTCGGCCTACCTGTCGGCCCTGGAACATGGGCGCAAGGGCACGCCGTCCCCCATGCTGGTACGCCAGATCTGCGGTTATTTCGGCATCATCTGGGACGAGGCGGAGGAGATGGAGCGTCTGGCCAGGATGTCCGACCCACGCGTGGTGGTGGACACCAGCGGCCTGTCACCTAAGGCGACCCTGGCCGCCAACCGCCTGGCCCAGCGCATCGGCCGCATGAGCGATGCCGACCTGGAGCGCCTGCTGGAGATGATCGGGACGGGCTGA
- a CDS encoding Smr/MutS family protein, translating to MSRQRRAPTSEEIRLWREVMRDAAPIRKSGQPLPPAPPAPTPQAVVAAPAPAVASAPVRPAPPVAPLTHPPLVFGARAGLDRRTDDRLRRGQLAIDGRLDLHGMTQAEAHGALNSFVARAHREGRRTLLIITGKGSGGTPLGPDREKGVLRGAVPRWLGEAPLRPLVLAIRQAQPQHGGGGALYILLKRQRS from the coding sequence ATGAGCAGACAGCGACGGGCGCCCACGTCCGAGGAAATACGCCTGTGGCGTGAGGTGATGCGCGACGCGGCACCCATCCGCAAATCGGGCCAGCCCTTGCCGCCCGCCCCACCGGCGCCGACACCCCAGGCGGTGGTCGCGGCCCCCGCGCCGGCGGTGGCGTCAGCGCCCGTTCGCCCGGCACCGCCCGTGGCGCCGCTGACCCATCCGCCGCTGGTGTTCGGCGCCCGCGCCGGCCTGGACCGCCGCACCGACGACCGCCTGCGCCGGGGGCAATTGGCCATCGACGGCCGCCTGGACCTGCACGGCATGACCCAGGCGGAGGCGCATGGCGCGCTCAACAGCTTCGTGGCCCGGGCTCATCGCGAGGGGCGGCGCACCCTGCTGATCATCACCGGCAAGGGGTCCGGCGGCACCCCCCTGGGCCCCGACCGGGAGAAGGGTGTGCTGCGCGGTGCCGTGCCCCGCTGGTTGGGGGAGGCGCCGCTGCGTCCCCTGGTCCTGGCCATCCGCCAGGCCCAGCCGCAGCACGGCGGCGGCGGCGCCCTCTATATCCTGCTGAAACGCCAGCGGTCATGA
- a CDS encoding Tim44/TimA family putative adaptor protein, translated as MGDNSYFVEIIIFAMIAVFLGYQLYKALGRKTGDERERPNPFTVVPPPPPTAQRPGPGAVPPAFQQPGQPYPAPGAVIEGTARDVTPPEYDGPLSLDAGLARIRQADPSFDERNFLKGAEAAFSIIVDAFARGDTAALRPLLADVVYTDFAKAIEARNQAGETLEAHIQEFDTVDLVQARLLEGQALCTVKFVTHQTNVTRDAHGAVVDGDAQHSAEVVDIWTFARDTKSTDPNWRLVETRVPH; from the coding sequence ATGGGTGACAACTCCTACTTCGTCGAAATCATCATCTTCGCGATGATCGCCGTGTTCCTGGGCTATCAGCTGTACAAGGCGCTGGGCCGCAAGACGGGGGATGAACGTGAACGCCCCAACCCCTTCACCGTGGTGCCGCCCCCGCCGCCCACGGCACAACGCCCGGGACCGGGCGCCGTTCCGCCCGCCTTCCAGCAGCCCGGCCAGCCCTATCCGGCGCCGGGCGCTGTCATCGAGGGCACGGCGCGTGACGTGACCCCGCCGGAGTATGACGGCCCGCTGTCGCTGGATGCCGGGCTGGCCCGCATCCGCCAGGCCGACCCCAGCTTTGACGAGCGCAATTTCCTGAAGGGGGCGGAGGCCGCCTTTTCCATCATCGTCGACGCCTTCGCCCGTGGCGACACCGCCGCCCTGCGGCCCCTGCTGGCCGACGTCGTCTACACCGACTTCGCCAAGGCCATCGAGGCCCGCAACCAGGCGGGGGAGACCTTGGAGGCCCACATCCAGGAATTCGACACGGTGGACCTGGTGCAGGCCCGCCTGCTGGAAGGCCAGGCCCTGTGCACGGTGAAGTTCGTCACCCACCAGACCAACGTCACCCGCGACGCCCACGGCGCCGTGGTGGATGGCGACGCCCAGCATTCGGCCGAGGTGGTGGACATCTGGACGTTCGCCCGCGATACGAAATCGACGGACCCCAACTGGCGTCTGGTCGAAACCCGCGTTCCGCATTAA